A section of the Paramisgurnus dabryanus chromosome 4, PD_genome_1.1, whole genome shotgun sequence genome encodes:
- the dok1a gene encoding docking protein 2 → MNACGKQGEVYLQHQKHAEKWKRYWLSLHPPSQQGVARLELSEAVPERSTVVVRRNPERKVVRLSDCVSVVKLPPHAEACPGENMAAFCVETDVKKLVFAAEKQSCGEWVKIICNIAFQKHSTSGPQYNPLMEDNQIYMSREQLITFKVLVLQTEASVRCNLKGQYWLLADEDMLVLQDLETRKTVMEWPYALLRRYGRDKMVFSIEAGRRCESGPGTFNFETRQSDEILHLIESAIRQQKCLTVTGGKQSPRSPRSRSPRSPLPKRPESYPESIGSPDSSELNESLYSKSADALCSNIYANPLHKKPASPVGIPEPAYAKSSDSLGSSKSTHSDPGGGLIEPVYTDPAVLIGRPEPVYAQPAEIFKSQSTTKKDQSTIQSSLPFHHQDDSEPVYSDPADVIRSCPKPNNCVCPNPSDSVNCQVAKAKSNNGKHQEPVYSEVYDHFKLNLSKQTDQTIEEPIYSIPEVVTNQSNNSPFKSMPDEVTAIYSTINKPPKTPQHLKERNLCQTPEIVCEDLGMI, encoded by the exons ATGAATGCTTGTGGGAAACAAGGTGAAGTCTACCTACAGCACCAGAAACATGCTGAG AAGTGGAAGCGATATTGGCTGTCCCTACATCCGCCTAGTCAGCAAGGCGTCGCACGGTTAGAACTGTCAGAGGCTGTTCCTGAACGATCGACTGTGGTGGTCAGACGAAATCCGGAGAGAAAAGTTGTACGTCTGTCCGACTGTGTGAGCGTTGTCAAACTGCCCCCTCATGCAGAGGCATGTCCGGGGGAAAACATGGCAGCCTTCTGCGTGGAGACAGACGTCAAGAAGCTGGTTTTTGCAGCGGAGAAACAAAGCTGTGGAGAATGGGTAAAAATAATATGCAACATCGCTTTTCAG AAACACAGTACTAGCGGCCCACAGTACAACCCTCTTATGGAGGACAACCAGATCTACATGTCTAGAGAACAAC ttATCACATTCAAAGTGCTTGTGCTGCAGACCGAGGCGTCTGTTCGTTGCAATCTGAAAGGACAGTACTGGCTATTGGCTGATGAGGACATGCTGGTCCTCCAAGATCTGGAGACCAGAAAGACTGTAATGGAGTGGCCGTATGCGTTGCTGCGCCGCTACGGGCGAGATAAG ATGGTGTTTTCTATAGAGGCAGGGCGGCGCTGTGAATCAGGACCTGGGACGTTTAACTTTGAGACGAGACAAAGTGATGAGATTCTCCACCTTATCGAGTCGGCAATTCGCCAACAGAAGTGTCTGACGGTTACCGGAGGCAAACAGTCACCGCGCTCACCACGTTCTCGTTCACCTCGCTCACCCCTGCCGAAACGTCCTGAAAGTTACCCTGAGAGCATCGGCAGCCCTGACAGCAGTGAACTAAATGAAAGTCTGTACTCTAAATCAGCGGATGCTCTCTGCTCGAATATCTATGCCAATCCATTACATAAAAAACCTGCAAGTCCTGTTGGCATACCAGAACCTGCATATGCGAAATCGTCCGATTCTTTAGGCTCCTCTAAAAGCACGCATTCGGATCCTGGTGGCGGCCTGATTGAGCCTGTGTATACAGATCCTGCTGTTTTAATTGGCAGACCTGAACCTGTGTATGCACAGCCAGCAGAAATCTTTAAATCCCAGTCTACTACAAAGAAAGATCAGTCCACAATCCAGTCTAGCCTCCCGTTTCATCATCAGGATGATTCAGAGCCAGTGTATTCTGACCCCGCTGATGTCATTCGCTCATGCCCAAAACCTAACAATTGTGTCTGTCCCAACCCTAGTGACTCAGTGAACTGTCAGGTTGCAAAGGCAAAATCTAACAATGGCAAACACCAGGAACCGGTGTACTCTGAGGTGTATGATCATTTCAAACTAAACTTGAGTAAACAAACAGACCAAACGATCGAGGAACCAATTTATAGCATACCTGAGGTTGTTACAAACCAAAGCAATAACTCTCCATTCAAAAGCATGCCTGATGAGGTGACAGCTATCTACAGCACAATTAACAAACCACCCAAAACACCTCAGCATCTCAAAGAAAGGAACCTGTGCCAAACACCGGAGATTGTCTGTGAGGACCTTGGAATGATTTAA